The DNA region TGTTTCAACCATCATTCGGCGCGGCTTTGCTGGCGATGCAGCGGTCAAATATTGAAATAAACGAAATGTTGCTGGAAAATTTGAAAAAATCGATCAGCATGTATGTTGAAAACGATTAACGAGCATCCGCTCATCCGTCTGTTGGAAGATAAGCGGAGCAAATTTGTCATCGGTTTGATGTCCGGAACTTCCATGGACGGCATTGACGTTGCGCTTGTGAAAATTGACGGTTTCGGACTGCAAACGCGCGTGGATTTGATAGCCTTTGACACTGTGAGTTACTCGAAGGAGCTTAAAAACAAATTATTGTCAATTGCCACGGCGCGCAGAGAAAGCGTGGACGATATTTGTCGCTTAAATGTTGTTGTCGGCGAATATTTTTTGGATGCAATTTATCATATATGTCAAAAAAGTGGAACTGATATCAAAAGCATCGATCTCGTTGGAACTCACGGCCAGACAGTGCGTCATTTACCAGAAGAGGCGGAGCTGTTCGGGAAAAAAGTTCGCTCCACTTTACAAATCGGAGATCCGGCGATAATTTCAGCGCGCACGGGAATTGTTACTGTCGGATTGTTTCGAAATTCCGATATGGCGCTCGGTGGCCAAGGAGCGCCGTTGGTTCCCTATTTTGATTATTTGCTTTTTCGGTCGCGGGAAAAAAATCGCGTTGTTGTCAATATCGGCGGAATTGCCAACATCACTCTGCTGCCCAAAAACTGTCAACCGGAAGAAGTTGTCGCTTTTGATAGCGGCCCCGGAAACATGGTCATCGACGGTTTAATGCGGCGACTTTTTCAGCAGGAGTTTGATCGGAACGGCGAAACGGCCGCGGACGGGAACATTTCCGTTGATTTGTTAGAAAAATTATTAGCGCATTCTTATTTTCGAAAATTGCCGCCAAAATCCACTGGCCGCGAAGAGTTCGGGGAAGCTTTTATTGAATTTGTATTGGGCCTGGCGGAAAAAGAACGACTCGCCGCGAAAGACGTCATCGCCACGGCGACTGAATTAACGGCAAGGACAATTAAAAATTCCGTGGAGCTTATTTCCGCTTCTGCAAATGCAGTCGATGAAGTCATCGTCGGCGGAGGCGGAATTTACAATAAAAATTTGATGAAACGACTGGTAAAATTATTTTCAACGAGTTCCGTTTTAGCGACCGATGAAGTGGGAATTTCCTCCGATGCAAAAGAAGCAATCTGTTTTGCAGTTTTGGCGAATGAGACGGTTCACGGCGTTCCCGCGAGTTTGCCCTCGGCAACGGGCGCCACACGACCGTCAATTTTGGGCGCAATTTATTTGGGTTAATTTCCAATTGCAAAAAATTGTACACTTTTATTCAGCGGATCATTCTATTGACGAAGAAGCAGAAATCAGTGGCGCCATACACAAAATTGCCGCTAATTTACGACGAGGTTATGGCTCATGTGGATTACAACTTGTGGGCGGAATATTCGAAAAAAATAATTAGAAAACTTGGCGAGAAGCCGCGTCGTTTTTTGGACATCTCTTGTGGAACCGGCAGCTTTTTGCTGTCATTTTATGAAGCGGGTCATTTGTATTTTGGATGCGACTTTTCTTTGGAAATGCTTCGCATTGCGAAGACCAAAACGCAACAGAAAACCATTCGTCTGTTTCAAGCGGATATGACATCTTTTTCCGTTAGCAAAGAAATGGACGTGATTTTTTGCCTTTATGACAGCATAAATTATTTGAACAGTTTTGCGTTATGGAAGAAAACTTTTGCTTGCGTCCATAATGCCTTACGCGCCAAAGGGCTATTTGTTTTCGATATTTGCACGGAATTGAATTCTATTGAATATTTTGACGGCATGGTGGAGAAAAACACAGGTCGCGGCTACAAATACATTCGCGAAAGTTTTTTCGACAGAAACAGACGGATACATCATAATAAATTTTTTATTAATTTTGCCGGCGATTCGATTGAATATATCGAAGATCATCAACAGACCATTTATCGCGTGAGTGACGTCATTGCATTGATCGAATCGTCTCCGTTTGAGTTCGTGGGTGCTTATGACGGATTTACGTTTCAGCCGGGAGACGAAAATTCTTTGCGAGTTCATTTTGTATTGAGAAAGCGGTAAAATGATAGAATTGTCAAATGCAAAAGCAAAATATCCGGGCGGCGACGGTTTGGAATTGGTAAATTTGTCCGTCCGTCCGGGAGAATTCGTCTATTTAATAGGCCCGTCCGGCGCCGGAAAGAGTAGTGTTTTGAAGCTTATTTACATGGACATTTTCCCTCAATCCGGCTATGTAAAAGTTGACGGCTACAATTCGCTAACGATTAAAAAGCGCCAGATTCCCTATTTGCGCCGAAGATTAGGGATTATTTTTCAGGATTTTAAGCTTCTGACCGATCGCGATGTTTATGAAAATGTCGCTTTCACGCTGCATGTGACAAATACGCGACGTCAAGAAATCAAGCGCCGCGTATTGCGCGCGTTAGCGGAGGTGGGTCTGAGTCACAAAAGGTCAAAAATGCCGCATGAACTTTCCGGGGGGGAACAGCAAAGAGCGGCCATTGCTCGCGCGTTGGTAAACGAACCCATTATTTTGCTGGCGGATGAAATTACCGGAAATTTAGATGCGGAATCCGAAGATGAAATCGTGCAGTTACTGGAAAAAATAAACGCAAAAGGGACAGCGATTTTGATGGCGACTCACGATGATCGTCTCGTCCGCGGTCGAAAGCGAAAAATTGTAAACATCATAAAAGGAAGAACCTTATAATTGTTTCGCGGGATGATATATTCTATCACTGAAGGATTGCGAGGATTAAGACGGGCGCGCTTTTCCACGACCGTTTCAATTTTCACTATTTTTTTGTCATTGATACTCATTGCCATTTTTTTGATTATTATTCTGAATGTGCGGGCCATTGTCCAGCAAATACAGTCCAGAATGGAATTAGAAGCGTTTATCGATGAATCTTTTTCACAGGAACAAATTGAAAATTTGCAGAGTCAAATAAAAGATTTGCCGGGCATTGAGCAGGTGAATTATATTTCCAAAGAGAAAGCGGCGGAAATTTTTCGCAAGCAAGTGGGGCATGATATTTTTGAGATTCTTGACGAAAATCCACTGCCGGCGTCGTTTCAAATCCGGTTGACGCCGATGTATCGTTCCGCGAATAGAGCGAAGCTTTTATTTGATCAAATTTTGTCGTTGGACGGAATAGACGAAATTATCTACCGCCACGATTTGCTTGTGCTGTTGGAAAAATACATGCATATATTTGTGCTGGTCATTGCAACTTTAGGCGCGCTGTTAGCGCTAAGTTCTATCGTCCTGGTTTCTAATACAATTAAGCTGGTAATTTTTTCGCGGCGAAAAATCATTGAAATCATGAAATTAGCAGGCGCGACGCGGGGTTTTATCAGACGTCCGTATATCGTGGAAGGTGTCTTACAAGGACTTAGCGGCGGCGCTTTCGCATCATTGTTCATTTATTTCGTTTTCAAAATTATGAACATTGAAATTCCCGAATTAATTTTAATTGATCAACGCATTTATTGGGTGCTGGTTTTATTAGGCGGGTTTTTCGGTTTTGTGGGCAGCTTTATTGCATTGCGGAAATTTTTAAAATATTAAGAGAGGACAGAATCTGTTTTTGTGAAAAAAATCAATTCTCTGAAGAGGCAAAAGGGTCGTTAATGCATAAATTTTACTTGACAATAGAATTAAAAATTGTTATCTTTAAATTGTATTAAAATAATATTTTAATTTGAACTTAGAGGAAAATTTTACGAAATAGCAGAAGAATGTTTAAGATGCAATTGCCAGAATTGACATACAAAGAGAGCTCAATTTTAAATAATTTGGTAAAAAATTTTGTCAAATCGGCGACGCCGATAGGGTCAAAATTTCTATCTGCCCAACTGCATGGTCGAATGAGTCCGGCAACAATTCGAAATGTTTTAATGACTTTGGAGAAAAAGGGGTTGGCGCATCAACCACATACATCAGCGGGCAGAATGCCCACGGATCTTGGCTATCGCTATTATGTGAATGATTTGATGAAAATCGAACGGTTGAGCCAAACAGAGAAGCGGTCAATTGATGCCAATTTGAAACATATCGCTGATGAAAATGTCGATACGATTTTAGACAAAGCCTGCGAAGTGCTGTCAGAAATTTCCAATCAATTGGGCGTCGTATTAGAGCCGCGATTTTACAAAGGTGTTTTTCAAAAATTACAATTATTTCGTTTGAGTGAAAGTAAACTGTTGGTGGTCATTTCCTTATCGGATGGATTTGTGCGCACGATTTTGATGGAGATAAAGTTTTCTATTCCGGACAATAAAATCAGGGAGACCGAACGAATTTTGAACGAGCGCCTGTCAGGCCTGGCGCTGAAGACCATTCGAAAAACGATCAAAAAGCGCGTCAGAAATGTGAATTATGGCGATCCGGCCCTTATTCATCAAGTTGCGGATTTGGCAGATAGCTTATTTACTGTGGATAGCAATCAGGTGCATTTTAAAGGCGCGTTGAAAATTCTCTCCCAGCCTGAATTTTCAGAAAAAGAACATCTGGCAAAAATATTGCAGCTTATTGACAATCGGGATATTTTAGTGCATATTGTCAAAAATTCTTCGAGAAAGGGCGACAGAATTTCCATCACCATCGGCCAGGAGCATCGAGATGAACTCGTGAAAAATTGCAGCTTGATCTCTGCACCCTACAAAATAGGCGACATAACCGGGACGATAGCGGTGATAGGCCCGACGAGGATACAGTATGAAAAAATGGCCGCGTTGGTTGATTATATTGCAAAGGGAATTAATCAATTGTTTAGCTAATGCATTTGAAAGGCATGTAATTTAAGATGAGTTGAAAGCATGGCAGAGAAACAAAAGAGCAAAAAGAAAAAATTTTCAGACGCCACACAAAAAAGAAAATCACAAAAGGAACAAATAAAAAAATTAACTAACGAAATAGAAAAATTAAGCGCTCAATTAGCGGAAACCAATGACAAATATTTGCGCATGATGGCGGAATTTAATAATTTTAAGAAGCGCAAGGAAAAAGAATTTGCTAATTTGCTAAGTGGTGCCAATCGCGAAGTTATTTTGGAGTTGCTTCCGGTAATAGATGATTTTGAGCGATCGTTGAATAAAAAGACCAAAAAACAAAGTCTGAAGTCATTTCGGGAAGGGATTGAGTTAATTTACAAAAAGGTGACCCGGATTTTGCAAAAATTTGGTCTCGAGCCGATCGATTCGCTGGATCGTCCGTTTGATCCCGAGCTACACGATGCGCTGTTGCAAGTGGAAATACAAGATAAAGAGTCGAACATTGTCGTGGAAGAAATTGAAAAGGGCTATAAGTTAAAAGACAATGTGCTCCGTCATGCAAAAGTGATCGTGACCAAGTAGATTTTTGTAGTAATGTTTTTTAGATTGTCATTTGGTTGAGGAAGAACAGCAGCATTATGGATAGAGATTATTATGAAATTTTAGGAATATCCCGAGAAGCAAATGAGAGTGAGGTAAAAAAAGCATATCGAAAGTTGGCGTTACAGTTTCATCCGGATAAAAATCCCGGCGATAAAGCAGCAGAAGAAAAGTTTAAAGAAATTTCTGAAGCTTATGAAGTGTTGAAAGATCCGGAGAAGAGAAAGCGCTACGATATGTACGGCAAATCCGGCATGAAGGGCGGTTTTGAAGGATTTGGCGGGTTTGATTTTGATCTGAGCGATGCGTTACGGACGTTTATGTCCGAGGGTTTTGGCTTTGGCGATTTTTCTGATTTTTTTGGAACGTCTTCGCGTTCGCAACGGCGTGCGTCGCGAACTCGCGGTGCTGATTTACAAATTCGGTTGCGGTTGACGTTGGAAGAAATCGCAGAGGGAGCGACAAAAAAAATCAAGCTTAAGCGATATGTCCCCTGCGTTGCATGTGGAGGAAGCGGAGCAAAAAAGGGGAGCGCGGTGACGACGTGTCCTGTTTGTCATGGTAGCGGTGAAATCCGCCAGACGGCCAGGACGATCTTCGGCCAGATGGTCAACGTGACCACATGTACGCACTGCGGCGGAGAAGGTCGAGTGATTAGGGATCGTTGTCCTCTATGCAACGGAGAAGGACGTACCAAAGAAGAAAGTACTCTTTCGGTGAATATTCCGGCTGGCGTCGCCACAGGAAATTATATTACGTTGCGCGGCGAGGGACATGCGGGACCTCGCGGAGGCGCGACTGGTAATGCGATTATTATTATTGAGGAAGAGGAGCACCCCTATTTTGAGCGCCATGGCGATGACATTTTGTACGATTTGTACGTCAGTTTTAGTCAAGCCGCTCTGGGAGATGGCGTGGAAGTTCCGACTCTAAAAGGAAAAGCAAAATTGGTTATTCCGGCGGGGACACAGTCCGGGAAAATTTTGCGGATGCGAGGAAAGGGCATTGGCCATTTGCACAACCATAGCCGCGGCGACCAGTTGGTTCGTATTTTGGTGTGGACGCCGACCAAGTTGTCGGAAAAAGAGAAACAGCTTTTTAGCAAATTAGCGGAGATGGAAAACATCCATCCGCCTAAAGGCGATAAGAGTTTTTTCAAAAAAATCAAACAAGCGCTCTTTGAATGATCGAATTATTTACGCGACAGGAACGAATTGTCTTACTTTTTCTGGTTTTCGGTGTAGTGGTTGGTGCTGCGATTAAGTTATTCAAACCAGAGTACAAAAGCGCGGCGGTTGCGAGAAAAGCGCATGAAGAATTTCAGCGTCACATTGAGGCCATGACGACGTCTCAAAACCAATTAAAATCTTTGCAAAATGCGAAGAAACCGGCTGCCCAAAAGGGCGCTTATGATTTTAAAATAAATATAAATACTGCATCGGTCGATGAAATTGTTCGGCTTCCAAAGGTAGGGCCTGTATTGGCAAGCCGTATTGTAAAATACCGGGAGCAAAACGGCTATTTTCAGACGCCGGAAGAATTAATCAAAGTTAAAGGAATCGGCAAGAAGACTTTAGAAAAGTTGAAACCATTTATTTTTGTAACTCCAATGGAATAACAATTTATCTGTATTTATCAAAGTAATATTTTAAGGAGGGAAGATGGCAAAAGACATGTCAAAGGGCTCCATAATTCTTGAAATTCTCATTGTGATTCTTGTTGTCGCCCTGATAGCGACAATTTTGTATCCTAAGAAAATTTGGGAGCAGGAAGAGAAAAACACGCAACTGTGCCGGTCAAATATGGATCGCATACTAAAAGCAGAGCTTGTTTTTCAAAAGTATCATAACACTTATACAGATAGCTTGCCGGAATTGGTTAGTTTTATTCGCGATGATAGCACCAAGCAGGCGCTCAGGGACTACTTCTATGCTGATACGGCTCTTGCCGAAAATTTATTAACAATGTTGCGGGACAAGGAAGCGAATGCAAATTTGCTTGTAGAGAATATTTTGGCTGACACACTGTTTTTCTCGATCATGGAGAATGTAAACTATGATTCAAATTTGGCGCATGTCTTGCTCAATCGGCTGACGAACACGGACCTGGCGGACACGATCAAGGCCTGGCGCCAAAGCGATAGTTCAGAAGTTGTTGTTTTCAAGCAGGTGAAAAGACAATTCCCAGCGCTGAGTTTGTACAATCCGATGCGCGATGACGACTCTCTCAAATTGGTCTTTGCGCGCATGATGCCGGAAGTTTCCACGGGGTTTCTGTTGGATACTTTGTATGCGACCAACGCAGAATGGGCAAAAAAAGTCGATAGCGCGGTGGCGCACACATTAGAAAATTTTGTCACCTGTCCGACTGTGGGGCGCGAATACATTATTACCGTGACAGACACATCGGTGATTAAATACGTCAGCATTGCCTGTCCATTGGATTCCACTGATATTGAAGCAAGCAAAAAAGATTTTGTAAAATATCATCTGGGTCATTTACGTTTGAAAAACCATGGTCGCATTTCAGAAACAGGCGAGAAAAGTTGGACTAAATAATTTCCCTTTGAACCGCGGGTTCAGTTGGTAAATCCATAATCAGAGGGAGTTCTATGAAAGAGAGCAAAGGAGCAGTTAGGTCGGGAATATTCGTTTCTGAAAATGATTTTAAATATGTTGAAGTCGAGCGTTCCGCGCTAAATCAAGTGCGAATCAAAAAAATATTTCAGACGTCTCTGGAGTCTCCTCTGAACTTGTTCACGATTCAGAACGATTCTATTGTTGAGCAGGTTGGGCTGCAAATCCGAGAAATTTTGGATGCTTTGCAAATTCGGCTCAACAAAGTTGTTTTTGCTTTAGACAGCTCTTTTGCTCTCATCAAGAAAATAATAATCGATAGTGATCTTTCTGAAGAAGATTTAATCGATCAAGTCGATTGGGAGGTCAAGCAATTTTCCTATTCTCCCGACGATGAATATATTGTCGATTTTGATAAAATTGATCGGCTAAACGCTGCTGATGACCAGCAAGATTTAGTTATTGTTTCAGTGCGGGAAAAAATAGTTCAGCAATTGCGAAAACTATTTCGCGCGGGTAGATTGTCGGTGGGCGTTATTGATCTGGATTTATTTGCGGCAATTCGGACCGTCGATTTTAATTATGGGCTTAGAGCCGGTGAGGATGCGGCAATTGTTGATGCCAGCAATCGAGCGATAAAGTTTACGCTGCTCAAAGGGAAAGAATTTTACAACTACCATGAAGTTTTACCCACGAAAAGCGGAGATCGAATAGAATCGTTTTCTTCTTTGGATGAAAACAATTTGTTCAACATTGTTGCTACAGAATTAAAAAAATTCGTTTTGAATTCGCGATTTAGCGATCAAATTGAAAACATTAGCAGAATATTCTTGCATGGTAATTTGGTCAGAGAGAATATTTTAGAAATGCTGCGGAATAGCTATAATGTTCGTATTGATATGGTAAACCCCTTCAGAGATATAAAAATGACGCAATCAGTGACGGTTGATGAAAAAATTAGCGTTCACCCGGAAACATTTACCGTCTGTGTGGGGTCGGCACTGCGAACAAAAGACTAATTGGCTTCATAAAAATTCACCCCAGGGATATTTGAAAGATTATTTTTTTATGAGAATAATTTCAAATTAATCGATTTAAGGAGGAGTCATGGTTGACATCAATCTGATCGGGGATGACCAGACTCAGTTTGAGCCGGATGAAAATGAAAAAAATTTTCAGGATGCGTATAGTGCTGACAGCGGAGACTTTTCGCAGAATTCATTTATGCGAAATGACTCTTTTGAAAATTCAGACTATACCAAGGTTATCCACAAAAGCGGTTCCAGAGTTGGGGTGATCGTTCTTTTTATCATCGTGTTGGGCTTATTGGCGATCACGGCTTATATTTTGTTTAAGCCGGCAAAAACGCAGCGCATCGCGTCTGTTGATAACGCAGATATGGAATCGGCAGTTGAAGCGATTCCGGCCGGAGATTCTACCCTGACTCCAGTCGAAGATGGCGCGAACACGTCTGCCACCCCGGCGGGGGGACAAGCAGCGTCAATGTCGACAACAGCTATTCCGGCAACGATACTCGATCGAATTACCAGATCTTACAGCGGATTCAATACCATAAATCAATTGGTAAACTCTATTCCTCCTGCGGCGAATTTTACAATGATCACTTACAGCGACGGCAGAGTTATCTTTGAATTACTGTCTGAAGACGCAACGACTCTTTCCGATATTGACGCGGTTTTGCGACAACGGATGCCTTCAGCGAATCTGGAAAAAGTATCGGGAAGTAGCAAAATCATTAAAGGGAAGAAATATTTTCAGGCATTGATTAAAGGGGAAATTGATAGCAGGCAATTCGCCGGACAGCCGCCAGTATCCTCGACGCCTAGATTTTTGGACGCGGCTGAAATGCAGCAATTGCTCAAACGTGTTTGCGAACAGAACGGAGCCCGTCTGCTCGAACTGTCTCAGGGAACTGAAAAAATCGAAAAGGGTCTCGCCGTTTCGCCGCTGACGGTGCGAATTTCCGGACTGAAAAGCAATCTGTTGCAGACAATGAAAAACATATTGGACGAAAATGTGAATATTAGCTTTGTCAAAATTTCCTTGATTGCTAAAGAAATGGAGTTAGGAAATCCGGAAATGACGCTGGTATTGCATGTGTCCATGTACAGAAATGCTTAATGTTATGGATTTTTTATGCGGGTGATTGCCGGTCAGTGCAAGGGGAGAACATTATTTTGTCCCAAAAGCAGCGCCATTCGACCGACGTCAGATCGCATAAAAGAATCCGTTTTCAATTTTATCGGCGATCAGATTGTTGGGCAAAGGACGCTGGATCTCTTTGCCGGCACAGGAAATTTGTCAATTGAAGCGCTCAGCCGCGGTGCACGGCAAGCGGTGTTAGTGGACAGATCTCGGGAAGCTGTCGCAATCATTTACAAAAATGTAAAGTTGACCGGATTCGCGGACAAGTGCCGCGTGCTGCGATCAGATGTATTTCGCTATCTCAACTATGCGATTAAAACGAACGAACAATTTGGCGTGATTTTTGCTGATCCACCTTATTTGCAGAATGTGATTGGGTCACTCGTGGAGAAAATCGACCTGAGCTCTTTGCTAAATAATGGTGGATTATTTGTTTTAGAGCGTGACGCAAAAAAGGAATTTAATCCGTCGTTGAATTCATTTGTTGTAATCAGAGAAAAAAACTACGGAACTACGACAGTCACCATTTTTCGAAAAAACGAGGAAATCAGTGCGAATAGCCATCTATCCGGGGACATTTGACCCGATCACTAACGGCCATATTGACATTATAAAACGGGCCGCTACTCTTTTCGACAAGGTTGTTGTCGCAGTGACAACAAATCCATCGAAGAAGCCGTTGTTCAGCGTTCAGGAACGAGTGGATATGGCTGAACAAGCAGCAGGCGAAATTGAAAATGCAGAATTCGATAGCTTTAATGATTTATTAGTTAATTATGCGCTGCGAAAAAATGCCGTAGCGATAATTCGCGGATTACGAGCGATTTCTGATTTTGAATATGAATTTCAAATGGCGCTGTTCAATCGAAAATTGTCGGAAGAATTAGTGACAGTTTTTCTGATGCCCAACGAACGCTACACTTATTTGAACTCAAAAATTGTCAGAGAGGTCGCCAGCTTTCACGGCGACGTGAGTTGTTTCGTCCCTGAATATGTGCACCAGAAACTCAAAGAAAAGTTTTCAACAACTTAATTGCAGGCGAGGTGTGAGGATGGAAAATATCGGCTTTAACAACGATGTTCAAGTCGGCGGAAAGATTTTTCATGTCCAGACTGAGTACATGGAACCCACAGAAAAGGCCGTTTCCAGCGTATTTGAGGACGGCCGGTTGATCATGAAAAAGAATCTGGAACTATCAGCGTCACAGCCGGCGGCGCAAATTCGCAAACAAGTGGACCTGATTCACAGTCAAATGATGCAGGAAATTGAGATCATGTTTTACATCTCGGATAAGGTTCGCACCATCCGTCATGCGCCGTCGAATTACAAGCTGGGGCTGTTATTTTTTAGCCGAAATTTATTTGAAGAAGCCATCGACGAATTCAGAAAAGCCGTCGCGATTGATCCTGAATTTGCGGAAGCTTATTTGCAATTGGGTCGTTCTTACCTTAAGGCAAATCTGCTGCAACAGGCTAAAGAAACGCTTGTTGAAGGATTAAGCAGGAAAAAAGATTTTGCTGATCTTCATTTTTATCTGGGCTATGCTTATTTTTTGCTCA from Calditrichota bacterium includes:
- a CDS encoding anhydro-N-acetylmuramic acid kinase: MLKTINEHPLIRLLEDKRSKFVIGLMSGTSMDGIDVALVKIDGFGLQTRVDLIAFDTVSYSKELKNKLLSIATARRESVDDICRLNVVVGEYFLDAIYHICQKSGTDIKSIDLVGTHGQTVRHLPEEAELFGKKVRSTLQIGDPAIISARTGIVTVGLFRNSDMALGGQGAPLVPYFDYLLFRSREKNRVVVNIGGIANITLLPKNCQPEEVVAFDSGPGNMVIDGLMRRLFQQEFDRNGETAADGNISVDLLEKLLAHSYFRKLPPKSTGREEFGEAFIEFVLGLAEKERLAAKDVIATATELTARTIKNSVELISASANAVDEVIVGGGGIYNKNLMKRLVKLFSTSSVLATDEVGISSDAKEAICFAVLANETVHGVPASLPSATGATRPSILGAIYLG
- a CDS encoding class I SAM-dependent methyltransferase; translated protein: MAPYTKLPLIYDEVMAHVDYNLWAEYSKKIIRKLGEKPRRFLDISCGTGSFLLSFYEAGHLYFGCDFSLEMLRIAKTKTQQKTIRLFQADMTSFSVSKEMDVIFCLYDSINYLNSFALWKKTFACVHNALRAKGLFVFDICTELNSIEYFDGMVEKNTGRGYKYIRESFFDRNRRIHHNKFFINFAGDSIEYIEDHQQTIYRVSDVIALIESSPFEFVGAYDGFTFQPGDENSLRVHFVLRKR
- a CDS encoding ATP-binding cassette domain-containing protein yields the protein MIELSNAKAKYPGGDGLELVNLSVRPGEFVYLIGPSGAGKSSVLKLIYMDIFPQSGYVKVDGYNSLTIKKRQIPYLRRRLGIIFQDFKLLTDRDVYENVAFTLHVTNTRRQEIKRRVLRALAEVGLSHKRSKMPHELSGGEQQRAAIARALVNEPIILLADEITGNLDAESEDEIVQLLEKINAKGTAILMATHDDRLVRGRKRKIVNIIKGRTL
- the hrcA gene encoding heat-inducible transcription repressor HrcA, with translation MFKMQLPELTYKESSILNNLVKNFVKSATPIGSKFLSAQLHGRMSPATIRNVLMTLEKKGLAHQPHTSAGRMPTDLGYRYYVNDLMKIERLSQTEKRSIDANLKHIADENVDTILDKACEVLSEISNQLGVVLEPRFYKGVFQKLQLFRLSESKLLVVISLSDGFVRTILMEIKFSIPDNKIRETERILNERLSGLALKTIRKTIKKRVRNVNYGDPALIHQVADLADSLFTVDSNQVHFKGALKILSQPEFSEKEHLAKILQLIDNRDILVHIVKNSSRKGDRISITIGQEHRDELVKNCSLISAPYKIGDITGTIAVIGPTRIQYEKMAALVDYIAKGINQLFS
- the grpE gene encoding nucleotide exchange factor GrpE, translating into MAEKQKSKKKKFSDATQKRKSQKEQIKKLTNEIEKLSAQLAETNDKYLRMMAEFNNFKKRKEKEFANLLSGANREVILELLPVIDDFERSLNKKTKKQSLKSFREGIELIYKKVTRILQKFGLEPIDSLDRPFDPELHDALLQVEIQDKESNIVVEEIEKGYKLKDNVLRHAKVIVTK
- the dnaJ gene encoding molecular chaperone DnaJ, which encodes MDRDYYEILGISREANESEVKKAYRKLALQFHPDKNPGDKAAEEKFKEISEAYEVLKDPEKRKRYDMYGKSGMKGGFEGFGGFDFDLSDALRTFMSEGFGFGDFSDFFGTSSRSQRRASRTRGADLQIRLRLTLEEIAEGATKKIKLKRYVPCVACGGSGAKKGSAVTTCPVCHGSGEIRQTARTIFGQMVNVTTCTHCGGEGRVIRDRCPLCNGEGRTKEESTLSVNIPAGVATGNYITLRGEGHAGPRGGATGNAIIIIEEEEHPYFERHGDDILYDLYVSFSQAALGDGVEVPTLKGKAKLVIPAGTQSGKILRMRGKGIGHLHNHSRGDQLVRILVWTPTKLSEKEKQLFSKLAEMENIHPPKGDKSFFKKIKQALFE
- a CDS encoding helix-hairpin-helix domain-containing protein translates to MIELFTRQERIVLLFLVFGVVVGAAIKLFKPEYKSAAVARKAHEEFQRHIEAMTTSQNQLKSLQNAKKPAAQKGAYDFKININTASVDEIVRLPKVGPVLASRIVKYREQNGYFQTPEELIKVKGIGKKTLEKLKPFIFVTPME
- a CDS encoding pilus assembly protein PilM, with the translated sequence MKESKGAVRSGIFVSENDFKYVEVERSALNQVRIKKIFQTSLESPLNLFTIQNDSIVEQVGLQIREILDALQIRLNKVVFALDSSFALIKKIIIDSDLSEEDLIDQVDWEVKQFSYSPDDEYIVDFDKIDRLNAADDQQDLVIVSVREKIVQQLRKLFRAGRLSVGVIDLDLFAAIRTVDFNYGLRAGEDAAIVDASNRAIKFTLLKGKEFYNYHEVLPTKSGDRIESFSSLDENNLFNIVATELKKFVLNSRFSDQIENISRIFLHGNLVRENILEMLRNSYNVRIDMVNPFRDIKMTQSVTVDEKISVHPETFTVCVGSALRTKD
- the rsmD gene encoding 16S rRNA (guanine(966)-N(2))-methyltransferase RsmD; its protein translation is MRVIAGQCKGRTLFCPKSSAIRPTSDRIKESVFNFIGDQIVGQRTLDLFAGTGNLSIEALSRGARQAVLVDRSREAVAIIYKNVKLTGFADKCRVLRSDVFRYLNYAIKTNEQFGVIFADPPYLQNVIGSLVEKIDLSSLLNNGGLFVLERDAKKEFNPSLNSFVVIREKNYGTTTVTIFRKNEEISANSHLSGDI
- the coaD gene encoding pantetheine-phosphate adenylyltransferase gives rise to the protein MRIAIYPGTFDPITNGHIDIIKRAATLFDKVVVAVTTNPSKKPLFSVQERVDMAEQAAGEIENAEFDSFNDLLVNYALRKNAVAIIRGLRAISDFEYEFQMALFNRKLSEELVTVFLMPNERYTYLNSKIVREVASFHGDVSCFVPEYVHQKLKEKFSTT